The Blautia obeum ATCC 29174 region ATTCTGATATATCCAGCCAGTGATGGATCGTCACCACCTGTTCCTGTATCAGCGGCATTGCCGCATATCCACCCCCAAAGCTGAACATTCCCACCTGCAAAAAACTTACAAACAAATATAAATAGATCATTTCTCTCCTCCCTTCTTTGAAAGGAAAGTTCGGATCACGCCGATCATTCCACAGGCAATGATTATATATACAACATTGATGTTAAATATACAGGACCCGGCAAATGCTCCGGCCATGATCAGTAAAGAGATCCTGTCTTTTTCCTGCACAATCCCCACACCCATTTCATAAACCACAGATGCGATCACCGCTCCAACACCTGCCTGCATTCCTTCAAGTATCTGACTGATAATATAGCTGTCCCTAAATGAATGATATCCGACTGATATCACCGAAATGATCAGAAACGGCGGAATGATCGTTCCCAGGATTGCAGTCATAGCCCCCAAAATCCCCGCCAGTTTATAGCCAACAACAATTGCTCCATTTACTGCAATCGGCCCTGGTGAAGATTGGGCAATTGCAACCAGATCCAGCATTTCCTTCTCATCGATCCATTGATAATCATCCACAAATTTCTTTTTCATCAACGTAACGATTACATATCCGCCGCCAAATGTAAATGTGCTGAGATATAAACATGAAAAAAACAGCTTTCGTAATACATCTCCTTTGCCCTTAGCTTCTTCTTTCATTTTGCATCCTCCACTATTCTACTCCCACTATTACAGATGTATTTTTATCATCTAATGCATCTTAATTTTCTTTTTTTCAGTTATCACAGATACATTTAGGACACTAATATATCTTCTCTTTATGTAATTCTATATCCGAGGATACTTTTTTACAACCGATTGCATCTTCAATTTACATTTATTTAGACTTTAAGATACTATTAAACTTATTATCACATATAAATTCATCTTGACTAATATAATTCTCGATTTAAAGATACCTTCTTACAATGAAATTCATCCGCAATAACCTAAAATCACTATTGTAGATACTTTCTCCCAATAGATTGTATCTGCAACACCAGAAAAATTGCCATTGTAGATACTTTCTTCCTATAGATTTCCCATAAAGCCCGAAAAAATGCTTTTGTTTGTATGTTAAACCACAACAAGACCGCCAATGGCGGTCTCGTGTTTTCTTACTCAATATTTTCTTATCAGAAATTACTCTCTTTTCTGTTTGTCTGCTCTCTGCAGGCATTTCCTATATTTGTCAGGCAAAGTACTGTTGCGATCAGGAAAAGTCCCGGGATCAGGATGATCCACCAGGATCCTGTCATCAGTGCTTTATCTGACAGAGACAGCATACTTCCCCAAGTGATAACTTCTATTGGAAGACCAATTCCCATAAAGCTCAATGTAGCCTCAGAGATCATTGCAGTTCTTACATTCATGACTACCATAAACATGATCGATGAGAAGAAGTTTGGTACCAGATGCTTCCACAAAACACGGAAGAACCCTGCTCCCATACATTTTGCTGCGATGATGTACTCGCTGTTTCGAATCTGTCGAACCTCGGTACGTACTACTTTTGCAATACTGGTCCAGCTGGTCACGCCGATTACAAACGACAGGCTGAGGATGTTCGCATTTCCCAGGATAGCCTGCAGTAAAATGATCAGAAGCAGTGTTGGTATACTCAAAAAAACTTCTGTAAATCGCATGATCATTTCATCAAGCCACGCCGGTGCCACACCACTGAAGGCGCCAACTACCACCGCAATAAACGTAGAGATTACCGTGGCCAGGCCACCGATCAGAATTGAAATTCTTCCCCCATACCAGATCATGGAAAAGATATCTCTTCCCATGGTATCTGTTCCAAAAAGGAACTCCGCATTTGGAGCCTTATTATAATTAAGAAGATCCATATAAGCAGGATCCTTTGTCATGATCAGTTCTGCTCCCAGACAGCCCAGGATGATAAGAATCAATATTACTGCTGAAACAACTGGTTTACCTTCGTACCACTTTTTCTTTGATTTTGAAATTACAGTTTCTGTTTTTCTGATTCCTGCCAGTTCAAATGAATGATTCGTCATCCTTCCACCACCTCCGATTTCTCGGTTATCACTTCATCCTTCATACGAGGATCAATCTGTTCATTGATAGTCTGACTGACGATATTACAGAAAATAACCAGGATTCCTGACATCATACAAAGCAGCATCAGCAGATTGTAATCATGGTATCTGGCGCTCTCATAAGACAGAGCTCCTATTCCAGGATACGAAAATACACTTTCTACAACATAAGTTCCGCCAAGTACATGCGGAACTGCAATAGCCATGATGCTTAAGTAAGCAGGCATTACGTTTCGAACACAGTGTCTGAACATAAGCTTTTTCTTATCTAATCCCTTGGCCTTAGCCAGAAGCACGTAATCTGCACGGACTTCTTCAAGGATCTTATTTCGGATCATGTAAGCATAGTACCACAGATGCTCCAGAACTACGATCGTCAAAGGCATGATCAGATGAATCAACCTGTCTCCGACATCTCCTGCCTTTCCGGTACTGTATGCGCCACTGCTTGGCAGGATCTTGAGATTTACAGAGAAGATAAGGATCAGCACCAACGCCATCCAGAATTCCGGGATACAGCTGGATATCGTACCCAGTTTACATAAAATCCGGTCTGCCAGCCGGTTTTCGTACCAGGCACACAGGATTCCCAGAAGCAATGCTCCCGCGAACATAATGACAAATCCGATTCCTCCCAGCAAAAGCGTATTGCCAATACGACCGCCAATTACTTCCAATACATCCTGTTTGTATTTAAATGAAATACCAAATTCTCCATGAAAAGCATTTTTTACCCATTTCACATACTGCACAGAAATTGGCTCGTTCAGTCCCAGTTTTTCCATCGCCCATTCACGTTCTTCCGGGCTCATCTTTTCTGTACGGTCACCATAATAGGAAATCAGAGGATCTCCCGGTGCCAGACGTGCTACATAAAACACTGCAACAGACAGAATAAATACTGAAATCAGGAATATCAGACATTTTTTACCATAGTAGACTAACTTTTTTTGTCTCATTATATGCTGCACCCCTTTCCATCAGCCGGGAGCATTGCAAAATGTCCTGGTGACACTTCTGTCCACACACTGTTTTCCATTCCTTCGCCATCATAATACTGAAGGACTCTTTTTCTTTCTCTGATCGGGTCCGGCACAGGAATTGCAGACAGCAGTGTTTTTGTATAAGGGTGCACCGGATTGGAATACAATTCCTCCGACGGTGCCAGTTCTACCAGTTTTCCATGATACATTACCCCAACACGGTCACAGAGATATTCAACCATAGCCAGGTCGTGAGCAATAAACAAGAATGTAAATCCGTGCTCCTCCTGCAGATGGCGGAACAGGTTCACGATCTGTGCCTGTATGGAAACATCCAGAGAAGCGATTGGTTCATCCGCTACCAGAAATTCCGGCTCCATACATAAGGATCTGGCTATTGCCACGCGCTGTCTCTGACCGCCGGACAATTCGGATGGATAACGATCCAGAAAACTGTTCTCAAGTCCTACATATTCCATCTGAAAGGCTGCTTCTTTTATATAGCTTCCTCGAGGTGGTGTAATATGCTGGATTCTCATTGGTTCCGTAATAATATCTGACACCTTCATCTTC contains the following coding sequences:
- a CDS encoding chromate transporter, whose translation is MKEEAKGKGDVLRKLFFSCLYLSTFTFGGGYVIVTLMKKKFVDDYQWIDEKEMLDLVAIAQSSPGPIAVNGAIVVGYKLAGILGAMTAILGTIIPPFLIISVISVGYHSFRDSYIISQILEGMQAGVGAVIASVVYEMGVGIVQEKDRISLLIMAGAFAGSCIFNINVVYIIIACGMIGVIRTFLSKKGGEK
- a CDS encoding ABC transporter permease — encoded protein: MTNHSFELAGIRKTETVISKSKKKWYEGKPVVSAVILILIILGCLGAELIMTKDPAYMDLLNYNKAPNAEFLFGTDTMGRDIFSMIWYGGRISILIGGLATVISTFIAVVVGAFSGVAPAWLDEMIMRFTEVFLSIPTLLLIILLQAILGNANILSLSFVIGVTSWTSIAKVVRTEVRQIRNSEYIIAAKCMGAGFFRVLWKHLVPNFFSSIMFMVVMNVRTAMISEATLSFMGIGLPIEVITWGSMLSLSDKALMTGSWWIILIPGLFLIATVLCLTNIGNACREQTNRKESNF
- a CDS encoding ABC transporter permease yields the protein MRQKKLVYYGKKCLIFLISVFILSVAVFYVARLAPGDPLISYYGDRTEKMSPEEREWAMEKLGLNEPISVQYVKWVKNAFHGEFGISFKYKQDVLEVIGGRIGNTLLLGGIGFVIMFAGALLLGILCAWYENRLADRILCKLGTISSCIPEFWMALVLILIFSVNLKILPSSGAYSTGKAGDVGDRLIHLIMPLTIVVLEHLWYYAYMIRNKILEEVRADYVLLAKAKGLDKKKLMFRHCVRNVMPAYLSIMAIAVPHVLGGTYVVESVFSYPGIGALSYESARYHDYNLLMLLCMMSGILVIFCNIVSQTINEQIDPRMKDEVITEKSEVVEG
- a CDS encoding ATP-binding cassette domain-containing protein, which produces MSKEVLLDVRHLSQQFHLTKKIKVKAVDDVSFQIHKGEIFGLVGESGSGKSTVARCLMNIYQPAQGEIWYKDVNICDKKEFRKNKKMLQTRRQMIFQDSASSLNQKMKVSDIITEPMRIQHITPPRGSYIKEAAFQMEYVGLENSFLDRYPSELSGGQRQRVAIARSLCMEPEFLVADEPIASLDVSIQAQIVNLFRHLQEEHGFTFLFIAHDLAMVEYLCDRVGVMYHGKLVELAPSEELYSNPVHPYTKTLLSAIPVPDPIRERKRVLQYYDGEGMENSVWTEVSPGHFAMLPADGKGCSI